The following are encoded together in the Humulus lupulus chromosome 5, drHumLupu1.1, whole genome shotgun sequence genome:
- the LOC133834276 gene encoding uncharacterized protein At1g51745 isoform X1 produces MGSTDSGTAEFSVGSIVWVRRRNGSWWPGKIVGPEELSASHLTSPRSGTPVKLLGREDASVDWYNLEKSKRVKSFRCGEFDDCIERAESSQGMPIKKREKYARREDAILHALELEKQQSKKQGKLGIASDRTINKSSGAVKKGLVTTSESLGIDNVKLGIPKSNQFSKRIDVSHKNETLGGLLSSQKSKEGNHLSGEEDHSDVTPRMRGLQDFGLRIASSKTKLSPSVALNGSRKPMVDHSVQAPPCGGLKMDASHLNGKNSLDTRKRLHEGLSEECLVKRRDKRRPLVQVLLNSAKLEVPDSMQPDSATVSTSISGGEHLGVSCRAKRSRCVYYPAESSESLDNKAISQSDVEMSDSQIGASLHPNSLTEENVSGSTEDESDSSETGSSESESDSSETEQDMDEEMAVFSDAAVPMEPDVNSLGRYEAQEHGRMGCDEPEDMMLSGDASHFYTRYPTSANESVSKWKLKGKRNIRNLTKRSMDAPDEKGYIYGAYPEDKDYRAEMFGQDIGYSSSRAASRVRNSGGHNITDWDDWSWDDRPSSKGYRDIKKERFDPLYDGRHQFGGRSGSILIEVDVKVQARYQKEPVPIVSLMSKLNGKAIIGHPIQIESLEDGSSSNLISAMDDYGNEPMENDGNTSLPQAWRTARRTANVRVPRPHLSSTLDGDETAYDFPFLDRENKPPPYNKKVNFSHKPGLMRRIPLQNSAPPYDRKHKKMPKKTSSSSSQKTRTLSSIAIQHNFSNKQIHDFIGGSQKDDGVMKPESSSSSGLTTVACIPVKLVFSRLLEKINRPPSSKAAGNAAAALLNSNVERNPP; encoded by the exons ATGGGGAGTACGGATTCAGGTACGGCCGAGTTCAGCGTAGGATCGATCGTCTGGGTGCGGAGGAGGAACGGTTCTTGGTGGCCTGGGAAGATAGTTGGGCCTGAGGAGCTTTCAGCTTCGCATCTCACCTCGCCTCGTTCGGGGACTCCGGTCAAACTTCTTGGCAGGGAAGATGCCAGTGT GGACTGGTACAATTTAGAGAAATCCAAGCGTGTGAAGTCATTTCGATGTGGGGAGTTTGATGATTGTATTGAAAGGGCAGAGTCCTCACAGGGCATGCCTATAAAGAAAAGAGAGAAGTATGCACGCCGTGAAGATGCTATTCTTCATGCACTTGAACTTGAAAAACAGCAGTCAAAGAAACAAGGAAAGTTAGGTATAGCTTCTGATCGCACGATCAATAAGTCATCTGGTGCGGTCAAAAAGGGGTTAGTTACGACTTCAGAAAGTTTGGGAATTGATAATGTAAAACTTGGAATTCCCAAATCAAATCAGTTTTCTAAGAGAATAGATGTGTCCCATAAGAATGAGACTCTGGGCGGTCTTTTGTCttctcaaaaatccaaagagggAAATCACCTTAGTGGGGAAGAAGATCATTCTGATGTTACACCTCGGATGAGGGGCTTGCAGGACTTTGGGCTCAGGATTGCCTCTTCAAAGACTAAACTTTCACCTTCTGTTGCTTTAAATGGTTCTCGGAAACCGATGGTTGACCATAGTGTTCAAGCTCCCCCTTGTGGCGGTCTTAAAATGGATGCAAGTCACTTGAATGGTAAAAATTCTTTAGACACAAGGAAAAGGTTACATGAGGGGTTGAGTGAGGAATGTTTGGTCAAGCGACGTGACAAGCGCCGACCTCTTGTCCAAGTTTTGCTGAATAGTGCAAAATTAGAAGTCCCTGATTCCATGCAACCTGACAGTGCTACTGTTTCTACTTCTATTTCAGGAGGGGAGCATTTGGGAGTTTCTTGCAGAGCAAAGAGGAGCAGATGTGTGTACTATCCAGCAGAATCTAGTGAATCCTTGGACAATAAAGCAATATCACAAAGTGACGTTGAGATGTCAGATTCCCAGATTGGAGCTTCTTTACATCCCAATTCTTTGACTGAAGAAAACGTTTCTGGTTCTACGGAAGATGAATCAGATTCTTCAGAAACAGGTTCTTCTGAATCTGAGTCTGATTCTTCTGAGACAGAACAAGATATGGATGAAGAAATGGCAGTTTTCTCAG ATGCTGCTGTACCTATGGAACCAGATGTGAACTCTTTGGGAAGATATGAAGCACAAGAACATGGACGCATGGGATGCGATGAACCGGAGGATATGATGCTTTCTGGTGATGCATCTCACTTTTATACCCGTTATCCTACATCTGCCAACGAATCAGTGTCCAAATGGAAATTGAAAGGAAAAAGGAATATTCGCAATCTTACAAAGAGGTCAATGGATGCTCCTGATGAGAAAGGTTATATTTATGGAGCTTATCCTGAAGATAAG GATTATAGGGCAGAAATGTTTGGACAGGACATTGGATACTCTTCATCAAGAGCTGCTTCCAGAGTTCGAAACAGCGGTGGTCATAACATAACTGACTGGGATGACTGGAGTTGGGATGATCGGCCTTCTTCGAAGGGATATAGGGATATTAAAAAAGAACGCTTTGACCCGCTTTATGATGGTCGTCATCAGTTTGGTGGAAGATCAGGATCAATTTTGATAGAAGTTGATGTAAAAGTCCAAGCAAGATATCAGAAAGAGCCCGTTCCTATTGTTTCTCTGATGAGCAAGCTAAATGGGAAGGCAATCATAGGGCACCCTATTCAAATCGAATCATTAGAAGATGGTTCATCTAGTAATCTCATTTCAGCAATGGATGATTATGGCAACGAGCCAATGGAAAACGACGGAAATACTTCTCTTCCACAAGCATGGAGAACTGCTAGAAGGACAGCCAACGTACGTGTGCCACGTCCTCACTTGTCATCAACTCTCGACGGAGATGAAACTGCATACGATTTTCCCTTCTTAGATCGAGAAAATAAGCCACCACCATACAACAAGAAGGTGAATTTCAGTCATAAGCCGGGCCTCATGAGGAGAATTCCTCTTCAAAACTCGGCTCCTCCGTACGACAGAAAGCACAAAAAGATGCCAAAGAAAACAAGCTCATCATCTAGCCAGAAAACAAGGACGCTATCGTCGATAGCCATTCAACATAACTTCAGCAACAAGCAAATACACGACTTCATCGGTGGTAGCCAAAAGGATGATGGGGTGATGAAACCAGAGTCGTCGTCGTCATCTGGGCTGACAACGGTTGCATGCATACCTGTGAAGTTAGTATTTAGTAGGTTACTCGAGAAGATAAACAGGCCGCCATCGTCAAAGGCAGCTGGGAATGCTGCAGCAGCATTGTTAAATAGTAATGTGGAGAGAAATCCACCATAG
- the LOC133834275 gene encoding serine/threonine-protein kinase TIO-like, with protein MGVENYHVIELVGEGSFGKVYKGRRKYTGQTVAMKFIMKHGKSDKDVHNLRQEIEILRKLKHENIIEMLDSFESPQEFCVVTEFAQGELFEILEDDKCLPEEQVQAIAKQLVRALHYLHSNRIIHRDMKPQNILIGKGSIVKLCDFGFARAMSMNTVVLRSIKGTPLYMAPELVREQPYNHTADLWSLGVILYELYVGQPPFYTNSVYALIRHIVKDPVKYPDSISAEFKSFLKGLLNKVPQNRLTWPTLLEHPFIKDSSDEPESRPPKEIFPPEAKDCKAACTNGRSTIHTSAGEKNSPNSSEKSNGLICQKEAQFNVPDSTIDNSSPQEDFPGFASPNDVKPSGCQTLDRLENNSRTVKGAQMIGQDNKALLLVLQPLKGWSKGSQIPCKDQDILLSNQSLRILSNLVAAGALRSNGLLDEIIHELLLFIEHAVCLKSSELIDLIAKSFSIIKILVDSRGRGITGSCFRQWVSLTETFAKVVAYKEDAYGKVLYESTACITVMLASVAEGLKAFSPGSGSETPNEILKQILGHAKTCSLVDLLCLCLAISGSSLISVSSDKLRAACEACRAIWSLIEASEILYTKENAYRFPLSCLQSSMLQLDNSNHEGSLFGIESVKIVDAVTKVFLGSKAVQVALYYCLQQRLEASLCAAIQLLLRFCLHSAVVPGALCGLPSSLPITTVVSGGGDGTIISEIFSILAFCTSSFKKDAQTNETSNTKGKFTKPAVLVLHSCLIVATIAQCFKATGRNSALFMLTTSQKKQVARLAVLAHYFSFDDKTKTSFQPYCASAMLALASILSLETGSTVETSISEIGVPLIPRTAVLCEWLHISPGNEDKSDTHTTNGALSYCHGLRDGCVGLLDCRLRWGGPLAVQELCASDIPLLLIDLLAKSPSKASPQGVESTKDQIGLSPLGVVWTVSSICHCLIGGAVTFRRIMKIKHIKLISNLLSDVHLKLIKQSVGPGGGKEGIRIIINAVIDLLAFPFVAIQNAPGLPAATASVNSGLLLNMGSPGGRVCMEDKDMVKVIEEDLGKYIKILLEVGVPSIILRCLEYMELKDMGRPVAFVAKMIRQPPLAGQLVRKGLLDPNRWRRLLDCSCPREVTLDALMIISDLARMHKGFYEYIDRASVLEYLKEFLTHEDPNVRSKVCSALGNMCRNSSYFYDSFVRHQIISLLIDRCSDPDKRTRKFASFAIGNAAYHNDTLYEELRRSIPFLANLLLSIEEDKTKANAAGALCNLVRHSNKLCEDIISKGAMQAVMKLVAEYSASAVALRPVPGPGAVNESPQKVALIALSKMCAHSPCRQFLRSSELLPVIGKLRQSPEQEIAKYASDITAKFSNG; from the exons ATGGGTGTGGAGAATTACCATGTAATTGAACTTGTAGGTGAAGGGTCATTTGGAAAGGTATACAAAGGAAGAAGAAAATATACTGGCCAG ACCGTTGCGATGAAATTTATTATGAAACATGGGAAAAGTGACAAGGATGTTCATAATCTAAGACAGGAAATAGAG ATCCTACGAAAGCTGAAACATGAAAATATCATTGAAATGCTTGATTCCTTTGAAAGCCCTCAAGAGTTTTGTGTTGTCACCGAATTTGCACAA GGTGAATTATTCGAGATTCTTGAAGATGACAAGTGCCTTCCTGAAGAGCAAGTTCAAGCAATTGCAAAGCAGTTG GTGAGAGCGTTGCATTACTTGCATTCTAACCGTATAATCCATCGTGACATGAAGCCTCAGAATATTCTAATCGGAAAAGGGTCTATTGTTAAG CTTTGTGATTTCGGGTTTGCACGAGCTATGTCTATGAATACTGTTGTTTTGCGATCCATAAAAG GCACTCCTCTGTATATGGCTCCAGAACTGGTACGAGAACAACCGTACAACCACACGGCAGATTTGTGGTCACTGGGTGTCATACT GTATGAATTATATGTTGGCCAGCCTCCATTTTACACGAATTCTGTATATGCACTCATTCGGCACATTGTTAAG GATCCAGTTAAATATCCTGACAGCATAAGTGCGGAATTTAAAAGTTTCCTCAAGGGATTGCTCAATAAG GTACCACAAAATCGATTGACATGGCCCACTCTTCTTGAACACCCTTTCATAAAGGATTCGTCAGATGAACCAGAGTCCAGGCCCCCCAAG GAAATATTTCCTCCAGAGGCTAAAGACTGCAAGGCAGCATGCACAAATGGAAGAAGCACAATTCATACATCAGCTG GTGAAAAGAACTCTCCAAATTCCTCAGAGAAAAGTAACGGGCTGATCTGTCAAAAAGAGGCTCAATTTAATGTTCCTGACTCTACCATCGACAATTCTTCACCACAAGAGGACTTCCCAGGATTTGCAAGTCCTAATGATGTTAAACCATCAG GTTGCCAGACATTGGACAGATTAGAGAATAACTCTCGCACAGTCAAAGGGGCACAAATGATTGGTCAAGATAATAAAGCATTACTACTTGTTTTACAACCACTGAAAGGATGGTCTAAGGGATCTCAAATTCCTTGCAA GGATCAAGACATTCTTTTGTCAAACCAGTCGCTAAGAATTCTCTCAAACTTAGTGGCAGCTGGTGCCCTCCGTTCAAATGGACTGCTTGATGAGATAATACATGAGCTTCTTCTTTTCATAGAACATGCTGTTTGCTTGAAATCATCTGAACTTATTGACTTAATAGCAAAG AGTTTCTCAATCATCAAAATTTTGGTAGACAGCAGAGGAAGGGGCATTACAGGTTCATGCTTCAGGCAGTGGGTTTCATTAACAGAAACTTTTgcaaag GTTGTTGCTTACAAAGAAGATGCCTATGGAAAAGTTCTGTATGAATCCACTGCTTGCATTACTGTCATGTTAGCTTCAGTTGCTGAAGGCCTAAAAGCATTTTCTCCCGGCTCAGGTTCTGAGACTCCTAATGAGATACTCAAACAGATTCTTGGTCATGCTAAAACATGCAGTTTAGTGGATCTTTTGTGTCTCTGTTTAGCTATTTCGGGTTCAAGCCTAATCTCAGTTTCTTCAGATAAGCTTCGTGCTGCTTGTGAAGCATGTCGAGCTATTTGGTCACTGATTGAAGCATCAGAAATTCTTTACACGAAAGAGAATGCCTATCGGTTTCCCCTCAGTTGTCTACAAAGTTCTATGCTCCAACTTGACAATAGCAACCACGAAGGTTCATTGTTTGGTATAGAATCAGTTAAGATTGTTGATGCAGTGACAAAAGTATTCCTAGGATCAAAGGCAGTACAGGTTGCTCTTTATTATTGCCTTCAACAGCGTCTTGAGGCTTCATTATGTGCTGCCATTCAG ctcttgtTGAGGTTTTGTCTACATAGTGCAGTTGTTCCAGGTGCTTTATGTGGCCTCCCCAGTTCCCTACCTATAACTACCGTTGTCAGTGGTGGAGGAGATGGCACCATTATTTCAGAGATATTCTCTATATTAGCTTTTTGTACTTCATCCTTTAAAAAAGACGCACAAACAAACGAAACAAGTAACACGAAGGGTAAATTTACCAAACCTGCTGTTCTAGTTCTACATTCTTGCCTCATTGTTGCAACAATTGCTCAGTGTTTCAAGGCAACCGGAAGAAACTCGGCCTTGTTCATGCTTACAACATCCCAAAAGAAGCAAGTTGCTCGACTTGCTGTCCTTGCACACTATTTCTCTTTTGATGACAAAACAAAAACTTCATTTCAACCTTATTGTGCTTCAGCTATGTTGGCTCTTGCATCCATTCTATCCCTTGAAACTGGGTCAACAGTTGAAACCTCTATCTCCGAAATAGGAGTGCCTTTGATTCCTCGAACTGCTGTACTTTGTGAATGGCTCCACATTTCACCAGGCAATGAAGATAAATCTGATACTCATACTACAAATGGTGCCCTCTCATACTGTCATGGCCTTAGGGATGGATGTGTTGGTTTGTTAGACTGCCGGCTTAGGTGGGGAGGACCTTTAGCTGTTCAAGAGCTGTGTGCAAGTGACATACCTCTGCTTCTCATTGATCTGTTAGCTAAATCCCCTTCCAAAGCATCTCCTCAAGGAGTTGAAAGCACAAAAGATCAAATTGGGCTATCTCCACTTGGAGTGGTATGGACTGTCTCATCAATATGTCACTGTCTTATAGGTGGAGCTGTGACTTTTCGACGAATTATGAAAATCAAACACATCAAGCTCATTTCTAACTTACTAAGCGATGTGCATCTCAAGCTTATAAAGCAGTCAGTCGGGCCTGGAGGAGGCAAAGAAGGCATAAGAATTATAATTAATGCCGTTATTGATCTATTAGCATTTCCTTTTGTTGCTATCCAGAATGCCCCAGGCTTGCCAGCAGCCACTGCCTCTGTGAATAGTGGATTGCTTCTTAATATGGGTTCACCAGGTGGGAGGGTATGCATGGAAGACAaggacatggtaaaagtaatagaGGAAGACTTGGGAAAGTATATTAAAATCCTTTTGGAG GTTGGAGTGCCTAGCATAATTCTTCGGTGTTTGGAGTATATGGAATTGAAGGATATGGGAAGGCCCGTTGCCTTTGTTGCTAAAATGATACGCCAGCCACCTCTGGCAGGTCAACTGGTGAGAAAAGGTTTACTGGATCCAAATAGGTGGAGAAGATTGCTCGATTGTTCATGCCCAAGAGAAGTCACATTAGATGCTCTTATGATCATTTCAGATTTAGCTCGCATGCACAAG GGATTTTATGAATACATCGACAGAGCTTCTGTGTTGGAGTACTTGAAGGAATTTCTTACTCATGAAGATCCCAATGTACGTTCAAAAGTGTGTAGTGCTCTGGGCAACATGTGCCGAAACAGCTCCTACTTTTATGATTCATTT GTAAGGCATCAAATCATCAGCCTTCTTATTGATAGATGCTCCGATCCCGACAAACGCACACGAAAATTTGCTTCCTTTGCT ATAGGAAATGCCGCTTACCATAATGACACATTATATGAAGAGCTCAGGAGATCCATACCTTTTCTTGCCAATCTTCTGCTTTCAATAGAAGAGGACAAAACTAAGGCCAATGCTGCTGGCGCATTATGTAACCTTGTTCGCCATTCCAATAAGCTTTGTGAAGACATTATATCTAAAGGAGCAATGCAG GCTGTAATGAAGTTGGTAGCCGAGTATTCGGCATCAGCAGTAGCGCTGAGGCCAGTCCCTGGTCCTGGTGCTGTAAATGAGTCTCCTCAAAAGGTAGCTCTTATTGCATTATCAAAGATGTGTGCACACTCACCCTGCAGGCAGTTCCTCCGATCATCGGAGTTGTTACCGGTCATTGGAAAGCTCCGACAATCCCCGGAACAAGAAATTGCCAAATATGCCTCGGACATCACAGCCAAATTTTCAAATGGTTAA
- the LOC133834276 gene encoding uncharacterized protein At1g51745 isoform X2, which produces MGSTDSGTAEFSVGSIVWVRRRNGSWWPGKIVGPEELSASHLTSPRSGTPVKLLGREDASVDWYNLEKSKRVKSFRCGEFDDCIERAESSQGMPIKKREKYARREDAILHALELEKQQSKKQGKLGIASDRTINKSSGAVKKGLVTTSESLGIDNVKLGIPKSNQFSKRIDVSHKNETLGGLLSSQKSKEGNHLSGEEDHSDVTPRMRGLQDFGLRIASSKTKLSPSVALNGSRKPMVDHSVQAPPCGGLKMDASHLNGGEHLGVSCRAKRSRCVYYPAESSESLDNKAISQSDVEMSDSQIGASLHPNSLTEENVSGSTEDESDSSETGSSESESDSSETEQDMDEEMAVFSDAAVPMEPDVNSLGRYEAQEHGRMGCDEPEDMMLSGDASHFYTRYPTSANESVSKWKLKGKRNIRNLTKRSMDAPDEKGYIYGAYPEDKDYRAEMFGQDIGYSSSRAASRVRNSGGHNITDWDDWSWDDRPSSKGYRDIKKERFDPLYDGRHQFGGRSGSILIEVDVKVQARYQKEPVPIVSLMSKLNGKAIIGHPIQIESLEDGSSSNLISAMDDYGNEPMENDGNTSLPQAWRTARRTANVRVPRPHLSSTLDGDETAYDFPFLDRENKPPPYNKKVNFSHKPGLMRRIPLQNSAPPYDRKHKKMPKKTSSSSSQKTRTLSSIAIQHNFSNKQIHDFIGGSQKDDGVMKPESSSSSGLTTVACIPVKLVFSRLLEKINRPPSSKAAGNAAAALLNSNVERNPP; this is translated from the exons ATGGGGAGTACGGATTCAGGTACGGCCGAGTTCAGCGTAGGATCGATCGTCTGGGTGCGGAGGAGGAACGGTTCTTGGTGGCCTGGGAAGATAGTTGGGCCTGAGGAGCTTTCAGCTTCGCATCTCACCTCGCCTCGTTCGGGGACTCCGGTCAAACTTCTTGGCAGGGAAGATGCCAGTGT GGACTGGTACAATTTAGAGAAATCCAAGCGTGTGAAGTCATTTCGATGTGGGGAGTTTGATGATTGTATTGAAAGGGCAGAGTCCTCACAGGGCATGCCTATAAAGAAAAGAGAGAAGTATGCACGCCGTGAAGATGCTATTCTTCATGCACTTGAACTTGAAAAACAGCAGTCAAAGAAACAAGGAAAGTTAGGTATAGCTTCTGATCGCACGATCAATAAGTCATCTGGTGCGGTCAAAAAGGGGTTAGTTACGACTTCAGAAAGTTTGGGAATTGATAATGTAAAACTTGGAATTCCCAAATCAAATCAGTTTTCTAAGAGAATAGATGTGTCCCATAAGAATGAGACTCTGGGCGGTCTTTTGTCttctcaaaaatccaaagagggAAATCACCTTAGTGGGGAAGAAGATCATTCTGATGTTACACCTCGGATGAGGGGCTTGCAGGACTTTGGGCTCAGGATTGCCTCTTCAAAGACTAAACTTTCACCTTCTGTTGCTTTAAATGGTTCTCGGAAACCGATGGTTGACCATAGTGTTCAAGCTCCCCCTTGTGGCGGTCTTAAAATGGATGCAAGTCACTTGAATG GAGGGGAGCATTTGGGAGTTTCTTGCAGAGCAAAGAGGAGCAGATGTGTGTACTATCCAGCAGAATCTAGTGAATCCTTGGACAATAAAGCAATATCACAAAGTGACGTTGAGATGTCAGATTCCCAGATTGGAGCTTCTTTACATCCCAATTCTTTGACTGAAGAAAACGTTTCTGGTTCTACGGAAGATGAATCAGATTCTTCAGAAACAGGTTCTTCTGAATCTGAGTCTGATTCTTCTGAGACAGAACAAGATATGGATGAAGAAATGGCAGTTTTCTCAG ATGCTGCTGTACCTATGGAACCAGATGTGAACTCTTTGGGAAGATATGAAGCACAAGAACATGGACGCATGGGATGCGATGAACCGGAGGATATGATGCTTTCTGGTGATGCATCTCACTTTTATACCCGTTATCCTACATCTGCCAACGAATCAGTGTCCAAATGGAAATTGAAAGGAAAAAGGAATATTCGCAATCTTACAAAGAGGTCAATGGATGCTCCTGATGAGAAAGGTTATATTTATGGAGCTTATCCTGAAGATAAG GATTATAGGGCAGAAATGTTTGGACAGGACATTGGATACTCTTCATCAAGAGCTGCTTCCAGAGTTCGAAACAGCGGTGGTCATAACATAACTGACTGGGATGACTGGAGTTGGGATGATCGGCCTTCTTCGAAGGGATATAGGGATATTAAAAAAGAACGCTTTGACCCGCTTTATGATGGTCGTCATCAGTTTGGTGGAAGATCAGGATCAATTTTGATAGAAGTTGATGTAAAAGTCCAAGCAAGATATCAGAAAGAGCCCGTTCCTATTGTTTCTCTGATGAGCAAGCTAAATGGGAAGGCAATCATAGGGCACCCTATTCAAATCGAATCATTAGAAGATGGTTCATCTAGTAATCTCATTTCAGCAATGGATGATTATGGCAACGAGCCAATGGAAAACGACGGAAATACTTCTCTTCCACAAGCATGGAGAACTGCTAGAAGGACAGCCAACGTACGTGTGCCACGTCCTCACTTGTCATCAACTCTCGACGGAGATGAAACTGCATACGATTTTCCCTTCTTAGATCGAGAAAATAAGCCACCACCATACAACAAGAAGGTGAATTTCAGTCATAAGCCGGGCCTCATGAGGAGAATTCCTCTTCAAAACTCGGCTCCTCCGTACGACAGAAAGCACAAAAAGATGCCAAAGAAAACAAGCTCATCATCTAGCCAGAAAACAAGGACGCTATCGTCGATAGCCATTCAACATAACTTCAGCAACAAGCAAATACACGACTTCATCGGTGGTAGCCAAAAGGATGATGGGGTGATGAAACCAGAGTCGTCGTCGTCATCTGGGCTGACAACGGTTGCATGCATACCTGTGAAGTTAGTATTTAGTAGGTTACTCGAGAAGATAAACAGGCCGCCATCGTCAAAGGCAGCTGGGAATGCTGCAGCAGCATTGTTAAATAGTAATGTGGAGAGAAATCCACCATAG